A single region of the Elizabethkingia sp. JS20170427COW genome encodes:
- a CDS encoding thiamine pyrophosphate-dependent enzyme, translating into MEVINMENSQVTFEDFKNQILEDYKLSRISREMSLLGRREVLTGKAKFGIFGDGKELPQIAMSRVFRNGDFRSGYYRDQTFAMAVGALTPESFFASLYADTSVERDPASGGRQMNGHYATRSLNEDGSWKDLTQIKNISSDISPTAGQMPRLLGLAAASNYYQNNTFPGSERFSKGGKEVAFGTIGDASTAEGHFWETINAACALQVPMVMSIWDDGYGISVPTQNQRAKADLSEMLQGFQRKAGGNQGCEIIKVKAWDYPALQEAYQKAEYYAREERVPVIVHVTEVTQPQGHSTSGSHERYKSTERLAWEADHDGLKKFREWILNYEIEIDGNKITLATNEDLDAIEKEAKKITKNSQKSAWEAYQNSIKEIKEKALPCVEKLALASKNSEKVNAELEKFKNLISIAKKEIFHLVRRSLWVTRGEDLQERVALKAIYTEMAEVEEDNYSSHLYSESQWKATNIAEVKPKYEENSQWVDGRIVVRDNFDKILEKYPEFLIFGEDSGNIGDVNQGLEGLQQKYGADRVADTGIREATILGQGIGLAMRGLRPVAEIQYLDYILYCLQGMSDDLATVHYRTKGGQKAPVIIRTRGHRLEGIWHSGSPMAGILNLVKGIYVLVPRDLTKAAGFYNTMMQSDDPCLIVEPLNGYRLKEKMPSNIGEFTVPVGKVEVTKEGKDVTVVTYGSTWRIVMEAAKELENLGIEIEVIDAQSLMPFDIEHKIVESLKKTNRLVVIDEDVAGGTTAYMLQHIIEQQGGFRYLDSAPLTISAKEHRPAYASDGDYFSKPSADEMIEKIYGLMNESNPVKYPKI; encoded by the coding sequence ATGGAAGTTATAAATATGGAGAATTCTCAAGTGACTTTTGAAGATTTCAAAAATCAAATTTTAGAGGATTATAAATTGTCTCGCATTTCTAGAGAGATGAGCTTGTTGGGTAGGAGAGAGGTACTTACAGGAAAGGCCAAATTTGGAATTTTCGGAGATGGAAAGGAACTCCCTCAGATTGCAATGTCCAGAGTTTTTAGAAATGGAGATTTTAGATCAGGATACTATAGAGATCAGACTTTTGCGATGGCTGTTGGAGCTTTAACTCCAGAAAGTTTTTTTGCGTCGCTATATGCAGATACTAGTGTAGAGAGAGATCCAGCTTCTGGTGGTCGCCAGATGAATGGGCATTACGCTACCCGTTCTCTTAATGAAGATGGAAGTTGGAAGGATTTAACTCAAATAAAAAATATAAGTTCAGATATTTCACCTACCGCAGGACAAATGCCAAGACTTTTGGGCTTGGCAGCAGCTTCCAATTATTACCAAAATAATACTTTTCCAGGTTCTGAAAGATTTTCCAAAGGAGGAAAAGAGGTCGCTTTTGGAACGATAGGGGACGCATCTACAGCAGAAGGACATTTTTGGGAAACCATAAATGCTGCATGTGCCTTGCAAGTACCAATGGTGATGTCTATTTGGGATGATGGCTATGGGATTTCGGTGCCTACTCAGAACCAGAGAGCAAAAGCTGATTTATCCGAGATGCTACAAGGGTTCCAAAGAAAGGCAGGAGGAAACCAAGGTTGTGAAATTATCAAAGTAAAAGCTTGGGATTATCCAGCGTTACAGGAAGCTTATCAAAAAGCTGAATATTATGCACGTGAAGAAAGGGTGCCTGTTATTGTTCATGTAACAGAAGTTACCCAGCCACAGGGGCACTCTACTTCGGGCTCTCATGAGAGATATAAGTCTACAGAACGTTTGGCTTGGGAAGCTGATCATGATGGATTGAAAAAATTTAGAGAATGGATTCTAAATTATGAAATTGAAATTGACGGAAATAAGATTACTTTAGCTACTAATGAGGATTTAGATGCTATAGAAAAAGAGGCGAAAAAAATCACCAAGAATAGTCAAAAGTCTGCGTGGGAAGCTTACCAAAACTCGATTAAAGAGATTAAAGAGAAAGCTTTACCTTGTGTAGAAAAATTAGCTTTAGCATCAAAAAATTCAGAAAAGGTTAATGCTGAGTTAGAGAAATTTAAAAATCTAATTAGTATTGCTAAAAAGGAAATATTCCACTTAGTAAGGAGAAGTCTTTGGGTGACAAGAGGAGAGGATCTTCAAGAAAGAGTTGCATTAAAAGCTATTTATACAGAAATGGCTGAGGTGGAAGAGGATAATTATTCTTCTCATCTTTATAGCGAGTCTCAGTGGAAAGCTACTAATATTGCAGAGGTAAAACCTAAATACGAGGAAAACTCCCAATGGGTAGATGGCCGTATTGTTGTGAGAGATAATTTTGATAAAATTCTTGAGAAGTATCCAGAGTTTCTTATCTTTGGCGAAGATAGCGGGAATATCGGTGATGTAAATCAAGGTTTAGAAGGTCTTCAGCAAAAATATGGAGCAGATAGAGTTGCAGATACAGGAATTCGTGAAGCGACTATTTTAGGCCAAGGAATAGGCTTAGCAATGCGAGGATTGCGTCCTGTTGCGGAAATTCAGTACTTGGATTATATTTTATACTGTTTACAGGGGATGAGTGATGATTTGGCTACGGTACATTACCGAACCAAAGGAGGGCAAAAAGCACCTGTTATTATCAGAACCAGAGGCCACCGTTTGGAAGGAATTTGGCATTCAGGGTCGCCAATGGCAGGGATTCTTAACTTGGTGAAAGGTATTTACGTACTTGTACCAAGAGATCTTACTAAAGCTGCAGGATTTTACAATACTATGATGCAATCGGATGATCCGTGTTTAATTGTAGAACCGCTTAATGGATACCGATTGAAAGAAAAAATGCCTAGCAATATAGGAGAGTTTACCGTCCCTGTAGGTAAGGTAGAAGTTACCAAAGAAGGAAAGGATGTAACAGTTGTTACTTACGGCTCTACTTGGAGAATTGTTATGGAGGCTGCTAAAGAGCTTGAAAATTTAGGCATAGAAATTGAAGTGATAGACGCTCAGTCTTTAATGCCTTTTGATATTGAGCATAAAATTGTAGAAAGCTTGAAAAAAACAAATCGATTGGTAGTAATAGATGAGGACGTTGCTGGCGGAACTACAGCTTATATGCTTCAACATATTATTGAACAACAAGGAGGCTTTAGGTATTTAGATTCAGCGCCTTTAACAATTTCGGCAAAGGAACATCGCCCGGCATACGCTTCTGATGGAGATTATTTCTCTAAACCATCTGCAGATGAAATGATAGAGAAAATTTATGGTTTAATGAATGAAAGTAACCCGGTGAAATACCCAAAAATATAA
- the cas1 gene encoding type II CRISPR-associated endonuclease Cas1 has translation MITRSIYIGNPAYLKLKDEQMYILDPSTHAMKGKIAVEDLGVLMLDHFQITLTHQLIQRMMENNVVVISCNYYHLPHGIMLPLYGHTEHSQKVKFQLEASEPLKKQLWKQTVEAKIENQKHVLKRLGNYYEPMEYYLQNVKSGDTTNMEGIAAQHYWKYLISLDFIRDRYGDYPNLFFNFGYSVLRSMIARAIVETGLLPVLGIFHKNKYNPYCLADDLMEPYRPFADLLVMQWIEKSPTVEELNQDFKAYILRIATMDVRINDKMRPLMVGIKITTSSLYKCYTGEKRLIAYPELPWNPND, from the coding sequence ATGATTACCCGCTCCATTTACATCGGCAATCCAGCTTACTTGAAGCTGAAAGACGAACAAATGTATATTCTAGATCCATCAACCCACGCCATGAAGGGGAAAATTGCAGTTGAAGACTTGGGGGTACTGATGTTGGACCATTTTCAGATTACCCTAACCCATCAACTCATCCAGCGGATGATGGAAAACAATGTGGTAGTCATCAGTTGTAACTATTATCATCTTCCACATGGAATTATGCTCCCCTTGTATGGACATACCGAACATTCCCAGAAAGTAAAATTCCAGCTGGAAGCCAGTGAGCCACTAAAAAAGCAACTTTGGAAACAAACGGTAGAAGCAAAAATCGAGAATCAGAAACATGTTCTGAAGCGATTGGGTAATTATTACGAACCCATGGAGTATTACCTTCAAAATGTAAAAAGCGGAGATACGACCAATATGGAAGGAATTGCTGCCCAGCATTACTGGAAATATCTCATCAGTTTGGATTTCATCAGAGACCGCTATGGCGATTATCCCAATTTGTTTTTCAATTTCGGATATTCCGTATTACGAAGTATGATCGCCCGTGCAATTGTAGAAACAGGCCTTCTCCCGGTATTGGGGATTTTTCATAAAAACAAATACAATCCTTATTGTTTGGCCGATGATTTAATGGAACCTTACCGTCCTTTTGCCGATTTATTAGTGATGCAATGGATTGAAAAGAGTCCTACAGTTGAGGAACTCAACCAGGATTTTAAAGCCTATATATTAAGAATTGCGACCATGGATGTTCGTATTAATGATAAAATGAGACCATTGATGGTGGGGATTAAAATAACGACTTCTTCCTTATACAAATGCTATACTGGCGAAAAACGCCTGATTGCTTATCCCGAATTACCATGGAATCCGAACGATTAA
- a CDS encoding transposase, producing the protein MIPLEFGRYYHIYNHANGEDLLFREEKNYTFFLEKYHKYLDSVVETIAWCLMPNHFHLLVRIKSDEEIADHPGFENLDGLSDKEKSNLISKQFSNFFNSYTKAFNKVYQRRGSLFLKNFKRKEITDDKYFRNLILYLHNNPVHHRFTTDFEKYPWTSYQSFIHQQSDYLIQYFDDVKNYHHAHKIYHTTIEMEFEE; encoded by the coding sequence ATGATTCCATTAGAATTCGGCCGTTACTACCACATTTACAACCACGCCAATGGTGAGGATTTACTGTTTCGTGAAGAAAAGAATTATACTTTCTTTCTGGAAAAATACCACAAATACCTAGATTCCGTGGTGGAAACAATAGCTTGGTGTCTGATGCCCAATCATTTTCATCTGTTGGTCAGGATTAAAAGCGATGAGGAAATCGCAGACCATCCAGGTTTCGAAAACCTAGATGGTCTAAGCGATAAAGAAAAATCAAATTTAATTTCTAAACAATTTTCTAATTTTTTTAACAGCTATACAAAAGCCTTCAACAAAGTATATCAACGGAGAGGCTCGCTATTCCTCAAAAATTTTAAAAGAAAAGAAATAACCGATGACAAGTATTTCAGAAATCTGATTCTTTACCTTCATAACAATCCTGTTCATCACAGATTTACCACTGATTTTGAAAAATATCCCTGGACTTCTTATCAGTCCTTTATTCATCAGCAATCAGATTATTTAATCCAGTATTTTGATGATGTGAAAAACTATCATCATGCTCATAAAATTTATCATACGACCATCGAAATGGAATTTGAAGAATAA
- the cas2 gene encoding CRISPR-associated endonuclease Cas2 encodes MESERLNAYRIMWVMVLYDLPTETKAMRKAANLFRKKLEDDGFALFQFSIYIRHCPSRENANVHIERVKKMLPKAGKVAIMCITDKQFGDIEIFSAQSKEEPPPTWQQLELF; translated from the coding sequence ATGGAATCCGAACGATTAAACGCTTACCGAATTATGTGGGTAATGGTTTTATACGACTTGCCAACCGAAACCAAGGCAATGCGAAAAGCAGCCAACCTTTTCAGAAAAAAGTTGGAAGATGATGGCTTTGCCCTTTTTCAGTTTTCTATATACATCCGACATTGCCCCAGCCGGGAAAATGCCAATGTGCATATCGAGCGGGTGAAGAAAATGTTGCCCAAAGCAGGAAAAGTCGCCATCATGTGTATTACCGATAAACAGTTTGGAGATATCGAAATATTTTCTGCCCAATCCAAAGAAGAACCGCCACCCACCTGGCAGCAATTGGAACTTTTTTAA
- the cas9 gene encoding type II CRISPR RNA-guided endonuclease Cas9 (Cas9, originally named Csn1, is the large, multifunctional signature protein of type II CRISPR/Cas systems. It is well known even to general audiences because its RNA-guided endonuclease activity has made it a popular tool for custom editing of eukaryotic genomes.): MAKKILGLDLGTNSIGWALVNLEEQKILGMGSRIIPMDAGDMGKFAEGGSISQTAKRTGYRGVRRLRERHLLRRERLHRVLHILKFLPTHFDAQIDFEKRFGKIKPGIEPKIAFSKDGFLFKDSFNKMLEDFKTRQPDFLKGKNGEDVLVPYDWTIYYLRKKALTQKIEKEELAWIILNFNQKRGYYQLRGESEDEDKKEIKEFCKLLKVVAIEKGDVDKKNNKKSWYKLIFDNGWEYSATFSTEPNWINSEREFLITEEYDENNNIKIVKDKRSDKTGKEKRRITPLPSFDEINLMSKKDQDKIYKKIKARTEFTIRNSNTTVGTYIYDHLLLNPKQKIKGKLVRTIERKFYKEELKQILIKQKDFHPELQDENLLMDCIRELYKNNKQHQQQLSSKDFVHLFLEDIIFYQRPLRSQKSLISNCSLESRTYTDKEGKEHLQPLKVVSKSNPYFQEFRLLQWLQNLAFYKKEDDTNVTSELLPSSRDWEELLDFLNQRKEVDQKQILDFLLKKKLDVKKLPKGETEKYRWNYVEDKTYPCNETRYLIQSKLDKVQEVLSGFLTFEKEMELWHIIYSVNDKIEYEKALRKFAAKNNLDEASFVDSFKKFPPFKSDYGSFSEKALKKLLPLMRFGSSWSWDSISKESQARIEKIITGEVDDKIADKIRDLALKHQLVNEQDFQGLPLWLAQYIVYGRHSEATISGKWNSPTELEAFLKNFKQHSLRNPIVEQVITETLRVVKDIWSYYGSGAKDYFSEIHIELGRDMKNTAEERKRLTNQVTENENTNLRIKALLAEMALDGNVENVRPYSPSQQEILKIYEEGALNSDIEIDEAILKISKTPQPSSSDLKRYKLWLEQKYRSPYTGQIIPLNKLFTSSYEVEHIIPQSRYFDDSFSNKVICEAEVNKLKDKQIGLEFIKNHHGEKVTIGNKTVQILEVSAYEDFVKKNYAKNRSKRNKLLLEDIPEKMIERQMNDTRYISKYISNLLSNIVRDERPGANDDGFNSKNLIPGNGKITTRLKQDWGLEAVWNELILPRFERMNTLTKTNDFTKWNEKYQKFLPTVPLELSKGFSKKRIDHRHHAMDALVIACASRDHINLLNNESALPKKNRSKEEQKKFRIDLQKKLRNQESYLDKDGVKRTSFTEFYKPWENFTVDAKNALENIVVSFKQNTRVINKATNYYEKYVEKNGEMIKTKVPQEGINWAIRKPLHKETVSGKIHLDYVKVAKGKILTATRKSLDTTFNEKTILSITDTGIQKILLNYLKAKGSPELAFSPEGIEELNENIKSYNDGKYHQPIFKVRIFEQGSKFPLGETGNKQAKFVEAAKGTNLFFAVYADENGKRSFDTIPLNIVIERQKQGLSSVPEINEKGDRLLFHLSPNDLVYIPTDDRFDNLNSNNIYKMVSCTGSECHFIPFRIASLIKNYDAKTKVGEFGSLNKQELSESLLNPVRVKEKCIKLKVDRLGNISNA, encoded by the coding sequence ATGGCAAAAAAAATACTCGGTTTAGACCTGGGAACCAACTCAATTGGGTGGGCGTTAGTTAATTTAGAAGAACAGAAAATATTGGGAATGGGAAGTCGGATTATTCCGATGGATGCAGGCGATATGGGGAAATTTGCCGAAGGCGGCTCCATTTCACAAACAGCAAAAAGAACAGGCTACAGAGGAGTTAGAAGATTAAGAGAACGTCATTTGCTTAGAAGAGAGCGCTTACATAGAGTTCTGCATATTCTAAAGTTTTTACCAACGCATTTTGATGCTCAAATAGATTTCGAAAAAAGATTTGGAAAAATAAAACCAGGAATCGAACCCAAAATAGCTTTTTCTAAAGATGGTTTCTTGTTCAAAGATTCTTTTAATAAAATGTTGGAGGATTTTAAAACCCGGCAACCTGATTTTTTAAAAGGCAAAAATGGGGAAGATGTTTTAGTTCCTTACGATTGGACCATCTATTATCTGCGAAAAAAAGCCTTAACTCAAAAAATTGAAAAAGAAGAGTTGGCTTGGATTATCTTAAATTTCAACCAGAAACGTGGTTACTATCAATTGCGTGGTGAAAGTGAGGATGAAGATAAAAAAGAAATAAAAGAATTTTGTAAATTACTGAAAGTTGTAGCAATTGAAAAGGGAGATGTAGATAAAAAGAATAATAAAAAATCATGGTATAAACTTATATTCGACAATGGTTGGGAATATTCTGCTACTTTTTCAACTGAACCTAATTGGATTAATTCAGAAAGAGAATTTTTGATTACTGAAGAGTATGATGAGAATAATAATATAAAAATTGTAAAAGACAAAAGAAGTGATAAAACAGGAAAGGAAAAACGTAGAATAACGCCATTGCCATCTTTTGATGAAATCAACTTGATGTCAAAAAAAGATCAGGATAAGATTTACAAGAAAATCAAAGCCAGAACTGAATTCACTATCAGAAATAGTAATACAACTGTTGGAACCTATATTTATGATCACCTACTTTTAAATCCTAAACAAAAAATTAAGGGGAAATTAGTTCGTACAATCGAGCGTAAATTCTATAAGGAAGAACTAAAACAAATACTTATAAAACAAAAAGACTTTCATCCCGAATTGCAGGATGAAAATTTGTTAATGGATTGCATTCGCGAACTTTACAAAAACAATAAACAACACCAACAACAGCTTTCTTCCAAAGATTTTGTGCATTTGTTTTTGGAAGATATCATCTTTTATCAACGTCCGTTAAGAAGCCAGAAATCTTTAATCAGTAATTGTAGTTTAGAATCCAGAACATATACCGACAAAGAAGGAAAAGAACATCTACAACCTTTGAAAGTAGTCTCAAAATCCAATCCTTATTTCCAGGAATTCAGATTGTTGCAATGGTTGCAGAATTTAGCTTTCTATAAGAAAGAAGATGACACCAATGTAACCTCAGAACTTCTTCCTTCTTCACGAGATTGGGAAGAATTATTGGATTTTTTAAATCAAAGGAAAGAAGTAGATCAAAAACAGATTCTAGACTTTTTGCTTAAGAAAAAGTTGGATGTAAAAAAATTACCTAAAGGCGAAACAGAAAAATACCGTTGGAATTATGTAGAAGATAAAACGTATCCATGCAATGAAACCCGATATTTAATTCAATCAAAACTTGATAAAGTACAAGAAGTTCTTTCAGGGTTTCTAACATTTGAAAAAGAAATGGAATTGTGGCACATTATCTATTCCGTAAATGATAAAATTGAGTATGAAAAAGCACTGAGAAAGTTTGCGGCTAAAAATAATTTAGACGAAGCATCTTTTGTGGACAGTTTCAAAAAATTTCCTCCTTTCAAAAGTGATTATGGTAGTTTTTCGGAAAAAGCATTGAAGAAATTATTGCCGTTAATGCGATTTGGTAGTTCTTGGTCGTGGGATTCAATTTCCAAAGAATCACAAGCTCGAATAGAGAAAATCATCACCGGTGAGGTAGATGATAAAATTGCCGATAAAATAAGAGATCTGGCATTGAAACATCAATTAGTAAATGAACAAGACTTTCAGGGATTGCCCCTTTGGTTGGCTCAATATATCGTTTATGGTCGCCATTCTGAGGCTACAATTTCAGGGAAATGGAATTCTCCAACAGAATTGGAAGCTTTTTTAAAGAATTTCAAACAACATTCTTTACGAAATCCTATTGTAGAACAAGTAATTACTGAAACGCTGAGAGTGGTAAAGGATATCTGGAGTTATTATGGTAGCGGAGCTAAAGATTACTTTTCTGAAATCCACATCGAATTGGGTAGAGATATGAAAAACACTGCCGAAGAAAGAAAACGCCTGACCAATCAGGTTACTGAGAATGAAAATACCAATTTACGTATCAAAGCACTTTTGGCTGAAATGGCCTTGGATGGAAATGTAGAGAATGTCCGACCGTATTCGCCTAGCCAACAGGAAATTTTAAAAATTTATGAAGAAGGCGCTTTAAATTCAGATATTGAAATTGATGAAGCTATTCTGAAAATCAGCAAAACTCCTCAACCTAGTAGCTCAGATTTAAAACGCTATAAACTGTGGTTGGAACAAAAGTATAGATCACCCTATACTGGACAAATTATTCCATTGAATAAATTGTTTACCTCTTCGTATGAAGTAGAACATATCATTCCTCAAAGCCGGTATTTTGATGACAGCTTTTCCAATAAAGTAATTTGTGAAGCGGAAGTCAATAAATTAAAAGACAAACAAATTGGGCTGGAGTTCATAAAAAATCATCATGGTGAAAAAGTAACTATTGGCAATAAAACGGTACAAATTTTAGAAGTTTCAGCTTATGAAGATTTTGTGAAGAAAAATTATGCTAAAAATCGAAGCAAGAGAAATAAACTTCTTTTGGAAGATATTCCTGAAAAAATGATTGAAAGGCAGATGAACGATACTCGTTATATCAGTAAGTACATTTCCAATCTTCTATCAAATATTGTGCGTGACGAAAGGCCAGGAGCTAATGATGACGGTTTTAATTCTAAAAATCTGATTCCAGGTAATGGAAAAATTACAACTCGATTAAAACAGGATTGGGGCCTAGAAGCAGTTTGGAATGAGTTGATTTTACCTCGTTTCGAGAGAATGAACACCCTAACAAAAACAAATGATTTCACAAAATGGAATGAAAAATATCAAAAATTTTTACCTACCGTTCCATTAGAATTGTCGAAAGGTTTTTCTAAAAAGAGAATTGATCATCGCCACCATGCGATGGATGCCTTAGTAATTGCTTGTGCTTCACGAGATCATATCAATTTGCTGAACAACGAATCTGCTCTTCCTAAGAAAAACAGAAGCAAAGAAGAACAAAAGAAATTCAGAATTGATCTACAAAAGAAACTTAGAAACCAAGAATCGTATTTGGATAAAGATGGAGTTAAAAGAACTTCTTTTACCGAGTTTTATAAACCATGGGAAAACTTTACCGTTGATGCTAAAAATGCGTTAGAAAACATTGTGGTAAGCTTCAAACAGAATACAAGAGTAATCAACAAAGCTACTAATTACTATGAGAAATATGTAGAGAAAAATGGTGAAATGATAAAAACAAAAGTGCCACAAGAGGGTATTAACTGGGCAATTAGAAAACCGTTGCATAAGGAAACCGTTTCGGGTAAAATACATCTTGATTATGTTAAAGTAGCAAAAGGAAAAATACTGACAGCTACCCGAAAAAGTTTAGACACAACCTTTAACGAAAAAACAATTTTATCTATAACAGATACGGGAATACAAAAAATCCTATTGAACTATTTGAAAGCAAAAGGAAGTCCTGAACTTGCTTTTTCACCCGAAGGAATAGAAGAATTAAATGAAAATATTAAGTCTTATAATGACGGAAAATACCATCAACCCATATTTAAAGTCCGAATTTTTGAACAAGGTTCTAAATTTCCTTTAGGAGAAACCGGAAATAAACAAGCAAAATTTGTCGAAGCTGCCAAAGGCACCAATCTTTTCTTTGCTGTTTATGCAGATGAAAACGGAAAAAGAAGTTTTGATACTATCCCTCTTAATATTGTTATTGAGAGGCAAAAGCAAGGTTTAAGCTCTGTACCTGAAATCAATGAAAAAGGAGATCGATTGCTATTTCATCTCTCACCAAATGATTTGGTGTATATACCAACTGATGATAGATTTGATAATCTAAATTCAAACAATATTTATAAAATGGTTAGCTGTACAGGAAGCGAATGTCATTTTATTCCATTTAGGATTGCAAGCTTAATTAAAAATTATGATGCAAAAACTAAAGTTGGAGAATTTGGTAGTTTAAATAAACAAGAATTATCGGAGTCACTTCTTAATCCAGTTAGAGTTAAAGAAAAGTGTATTAAATTAAAAGTAGATCGCTTAGGTAATATATCAAATGCCTAG